One genomic window of Clostridium taeniosporum includes the following:
- a CDS encoding pyruvate kinase — MYIIATVGPNIMDKRVLKDIFYSGANSLRFNFSHGNSNEFLEYIKMAKSVKEDVVIILDLCGNKIRVSNKLRGVYKVYDEEKVYFCGEDRYKKVNQKLKNNNKIIPLNIENTILLENNYKNISIKDNTMMFNILEKEDDFLKAITIRGGIIRAGKGCNIRGFDRSKMRLSSKDREDIKFGINNKVDIICQSFVDNVGCIDEVLEFINLTKEENYSPKIWAKIETIEGIKNIDEILTKVDGIVIGRGDLIAETSIEDTPIHEEFIIKKVKKYYNKEIVIATHVLDSMKRGKMPSVSEVESIYNFIKQGVNGFLLAGETSVGRAPIKTVKFLKDLIKKYE; from the coding sequence ATGTATATTATTGCTACAGTAGGACCTAATATAATGGATAAAAGAGTATTAAAAGATATATTTTATAGTGGTGCCAATTCATTAAGATTTAATTTTTCACATGGTAATAGTAACGAATTTTTAGAATATATTAAAATGGCAAAATCAGTAAAAGAGGATGTAGTTATAATATTAGATTTATGTGGTAATAAAATAAGAGTCTCAAATAAGCTTCGTGGTGTATATAAAGTATATGATGAAGAAAAAGTTTATTTTTGCGGTGAGGATAGATATAAAAAGGTAAATCAAAAATTAAAAAATAATAATAAAATAATACCGTTAAATATAGAAAATACTATATTGTTAGAAAATAATTATAAGAATATAAGTATTAAAGATAATACTATGATGTTTAATATATTGGAAAAAGAAGATGATTTTTTAAAGGCAATAACCATAAGAGGTGGAATTATACGAGCAGGCAAAGGATGCAACATAAGAGGATTTGATAGAAGCAAAATGAGACTTAGTTCAAAAGATAGAGAAGATATTAAATTTGGAATAAACAATAAAGTAGATATAATATGTCAATCATTTGTTGATAATGTTGGTTGCATAGATGAGGTATTAGAATTTATAAATTTAACCAAAGAAGAAAATTATAGTCCTAAAATATGGGCAAAAATTGAAACTATAGAGGGAATAAAGAATATAGATGAAATTTTAACAAAAGTAGATGGAATAGTTATAGGAAGAGGAGATTTAATAGCTGAAACATCTATAGAAGATACTCCAATTCATGAAGAATTTATAATAAAAAAAGTAAAAAAATATTATAACAAAGAAATTGTAATAGCAACTCATGTATTGGATAGTATGAAGAGAGGAAAAATGCCTTCTGTAAGTGAAGTTGAGAGTATATATAATTTTATTAAACAAGGGGTTAATGGTTTTTTATTAGCAGGAGAAACTTCGGTAGGAAGAGCTCCTATAAAGACAGTTAAATTTTTAAAAGATTTAATAAAGAAGTATGAGTGA
- a CDS encoding DUF4883 family protein: MKKFIVVLLILLIPTTLIGCNLSNAKYINFSKKPNNHYYTDQLTKKILNNEDFKFYVFDKNLYKEIEVNSDEKIIIENFLNNLVPDNYLNTSDSINEKEPFRIKIVFKNNIFLLKVFNSNLITISPWDGNYTEDIISMENLPIGYNLYNFCVHIESKPIEK, encoded by the coding sequence TTGAAAAAATTTATTGTTGTATTATTAATTTTATTAATTCCTACCACTCTAATTGGCTGTAATTTATCCAATGCTAAATACATAAATTTTTCTAAAAAACCTAATAATCATTATTACACAGATCAACTCACAAAAAAAATATTAAATAATGAAGATTTTAAATTCTATGTATTTGACAAAAATTTATATAAAGAAATTGAAGTTAACTCTGATGAAAAAATTATAATAGAAAATTTCTTAAATAATTTAGTTCCTGATAATTATTTAAATACTTCTGATTCAATTAATGAAAAAGAACCTTTTAGAATTAAAATAGTATTCAAAAATAATATATTTTTACTAAAAGTATTTAATTCAAATCTTATAACTATATCTCCTTGGGACGGTAATTATACAGAAGATATAATATCCATGGAAAATCTACCTATTGGATATAACTTATATAATTTTTGTGTTCATATAGAATCAAAACCTATAGAAAAATAA
- a CDS encoding PHP domain-containing protein yields the protein MYKIDFHVHTSCSDGLLSPLEVVKRAKENSVSYLAITDHDTLSGLSDSIKYGNELNVKIIPGIELSTQHNNESIHLLGFFRDNNFTNTKLINELNKIKNHRIIRAKKIIQRLKSEFNIVINFDDVVSNGKDTIARPHIARAIINAGYPYDNEYIFKNFIGKDCKAYVPTLKLSTKDGIALLKSYNTLVFLAHPKLITNSKISEFLKMNLDGLEAVYFQNTKEEEEKFIRIAIENDLLISCGSDFHGNLKDDKKHGDIGSMSLSDEHLNKLLNKLNT from the coding sequence ATGTATAAAATAGATTTTCATGTACATACTTCATGTTCAGATGGTTTATTATCTCCTTTAGAAGTGGTTAAACGTGCTAAAGAAAATTCTGTTTCTTATCTAGCAATAACTGATCATGATACTTTATCTGGATTAAGTGATAGCATAAAATATGGTAATGAACTAAATGTTAAGATTATACCTGGAATAGAACTATCTACTCAACACAATAATGAAAGTATACACCTTCTTGGGTTTTTTAGAGATAATAATTTCACTAATACTAAGCTGATAAATGAGCTTAATAAAATTAAAAATCATAGAATTATTCGTGCTAAAAAAATTATTCAAAGATTAAAAAGTGAATTTAACATAGTAATTAATTTTGATGATGTAGTATCTAATGGTAAAGATACAATAGCTCGACCACATATTGCTAGAGCCATAATAAATGCTGGTTATCCTTATGATAATGAATATATATTCAAAAACTTCATTGGCAAAGATTGTAAAGCTTATGTTCCTACATTAAAGCTATCTACTAAAGATGGTATAGCACTTTTGAAGTCATATAATACATTAGTATTTTTAGCTCATCCAAAACTTATAACAAATTCTAAAATTAGTGAATTTTTAAAAATGAATTTAGATGGATTAGAAGCTGTATATTTTCAAAATACCAAAGAAGAAGAAGAAAAATTTATAAGAATAGCTATAGAAAATGACCTTTTAATATCTTGTGGTTCAGATTTTCATGGTAATTTAAAAGATGATAAAAAACATGGTGATATTGGAAGCATGAGTTTATCTGATGAACATTTAAATAAATTATTAAATAAATTAAATACTTGA
- a CDS encoding phage holin has translation MLDKSRFKNYGLWISIASLIPLVLKCFGVEVIQGDYEQIVEAILSILVMLGIVSNPTTETKWFNDDKVLTNSKNIGLNNKNNDK, from the coding sequence ATGTTAGATAAATCTAGATTTAAAAACTATGGATTATGGATATCTATTGCGTCTTTAATTCCATTAGTTCTTAAATGTTTTGGAGTTGAAGTAATACAAGGAGATTACGAGCAAATAGTAGAAGCTATATTATCAATTCTTGTAATGTTGGGAATAGTAAGTAATCCAACTACAGAAACTAAATGGTTTAATGATGATAAAGTTTTGACAAATTCTAAAAATATAGGACTAAACAATAAAAATAATGATAAATAG
- a CDS encoding aminopeptidase — protein sequence MKSETKNKNVWNKYDDKGIKQIFEFCDGYKNFMSICKTERECVKEVIKMAENNGYKNIEDIIKSGKALKAGDKVYANNKGKTIALFIIGTESMEKGLKILGAHIDSPRLDAKQNPLYEDNELVLLDTHYYGGIKKYQWVTLPLALHGVVVKKDGSIIDICIGEDENDPVVGVSDLLVHLSGDQLLKKANKVVEGEDLNVLVGSMPLKGEEKESVKANILKILKEKYDFEEEDFLSAEIEIVPAGKARDYGLDRSMVMAYGHDDRVCSYTSLMAMFDINECDKTCCCLLVDKEEVGSIGATGMQSKFFENIVAEVLDKVEGFSDIKLRRCLTNSKMLSSDVSAAFDPNYPSVMEKKNSAFFGRGMVFNKYTGARGKSGCNDANAEYMAELRRIMDKHEVSIQTAELGKVDAGGGGTIAYILAQYNMEVIDCGVALLNMHAPWELASKADIYETMRGYRAFLIEA from the coding sequence ATGAAATCAGAAACAAAAAACAAGAATGTATGGAATAAGTATGATGACAAAGGAATTAAACAAATCTTTGAATTTTGTGACGGTTACAAAAATTTTATGTCTATATGTAAGACAGAAAGAGAATGTGTAAAAGAAGTTATTAAAATGGCTGAAAATAATGGTTATAAAAACATAGAGGATATAATAAAAAGTGGGAAAGCTTTAAAAGCTGGAGATAAGGTATATGCAAATAATAAAGGTAAAACAATTGCTTTATTTATTATTGGTACAGAATCTATGGAAAAAGGACTTAAAATTTTGGGGGCTCATATTGATTCACCTAGATTAGATGCTAAACAAAATCCACTTTATGAAGATAATGAATTAGTATTATTGGATACTCATTACTATGGTGGAATAAAGAAATATCAATGGGTTACATTACCTTTAGCATTACATGGAGTAGTAGTTAAAAAAGATGGTTCAATAATTGATATTTGTATTGGAGAAGATGAAAATGATCCAGTTGTTGGAGTATCAGATTTACTAGTACATTTATCTGGAGATCAATTACTTAAAAAAGCAAATAAAGTAGTTGAGGGTGAAGATCTAAATGTGTTAGTTGGTAGTATGCCTTTAAAAGGTGAAGAAAAAGAAAGTGTAAAAGCTAATATATTAAAAATATTAAAAGAAAAATATGATTTTGAAGAAGAAGATTTCTTATCTGCTGAAATAGAAATAGTACCAGCAGGTAAAGCAAGAGACTATGGATTAGATAGAAGTATGGTTATGGCTTATGGTCATGATGATAGAGTATGTTCATATACTTCATTAATGGCTATGTTTGATATTAATGAATGTGATAAGACTTGTTGTTGTCTTTTAGTTGATAAAGAAGAAGTAGGAAGCATAGGTGCAACAGGAATGCAATCTAAATTCTTTGAAAATATAGTTGCAGAAGTTCTTGATAAAGTTGAAGGATTTTCTGATATTAAGTTAAGAAGATGTCTTACTAATTCAAAGATGTTATCTTCTGATGTAAGTGCTGCTTTTGATCCAAACTACCCATCTGTAATGGAAAAAAAGAATTCAGCATTCTTTGGTAGAGGTATGGTATTTAATAAATATACTGGTGCTAGAGGAAAATCAGGATGTAATGATGCAAATGCGGAATATATGGCTGAACTTAGAAGAATTATGGATAAACATGAAGTATCTATACAAACAGCTGAACTTGGAAAAGTTGATGCTGGTGGTGGTGGAACTATCGCATATATATTAGCACAATATAATATGGAAGTTATAGATTGTGGTGTGGCTCTTTTAAATATGCATGCACCTTGGGAATTGGCTAGTAAGGCTGATATATATGAAACTATGAGAGGGTATAGAGCATTTTTAATAGAAGCATAG